Below is a genomic region from Microbacterium galbinum.
GGCTTGTTCCTGGGAAGTTTCCGGCGGAGAGCGATCACGGCGCTAGACTCACGACGGTGTTCTACTGGCTGATGAAGTACGTCGTGATCGGCCCCGTGGTCAAGGCGATCTTCCGTCCCTGGATCGTGGGCCGCAAGAACGTGCCCGCGAGCGGTGCGGCGATCCTCGCCAGCAACCACCTCTCCTTCGCCGACTCGATCTTCCTGCCCCTGGTCATCGACCGGAAGATGTCGTTCCTCGCGAAGAGCGACTACTTCACCGGGCGCGGTCTCAAGGGATGGGCGACCAAGTTCTTCATGAGCGCCACCGGACAGATCCCGATCGACCGGTCGGGTGGCAAGGCGTCCGAGGCGTCGCTGAACACGGGTCTCCAGGTGCTCGGCGGGGGAGACCTGCTCGGCATCTATCCCGAGGGCACGCGCAGCCCCGACGGAACGCTCTACCGCGGACGCACCGGCATCGCGCGGATGGCGCTGGAGGCGAAGGTTCCCGTCGTGCCCGTGATCATGGTCGACACCGATACGGCGATGCCGATCGGGCAGAGACTGCCACGGATCGTGCGCGTCGGAATCGTGATCGGCGAGCCGCTCGATTTCTCGCGCTACGCGGGTATGGAGAACGATCGGTACATCCTCCGTTCCGTCACCGACGAGATCATGGTCGCGCTGCAGCGGCTCGGGGAGCAGAAGTACGAGGACGTCTACGCATCGACCGTGAAGGACCGTCTTCCGGTCCGCGTCACACGACGTTCCTGACGCCGACGACGCGCCGCACGACCACTAGGCTGGGAGGATGCTCCCGCACGATATC
It encodes:
- a CDS encoding lysophospholipid acyltransferase family protein yields the protein MFYWLMKYVVIGPVVKAIFRPWIVGRKNVPASGAAILASNHLSFADSIFLPLVIDRKMSFLAKSDYFTGRGLKGWATKFFMSATGQIPIDRSGGKASEASLNTGLQVLGGGDLLGIYPEGTRSPDGTLYRGRTGIARMALEAKVPVVPVIMVDTDTAMPIGQRLPRIVRVGIVIGEPLDFSRYAGMENDRYILRSVTDEIMVALQRLGEQKYEDVYASTVKDRLPVRVTRRS